The Porites lutea chromosome 4, jaPorLute2.1, whole genome shotgun sequence genome contains a region encoding:
- the LOC140934216 gene encoding uncharacterized protein yields MQAHSFATERQDLLHGYERSKHVKQFNLFLDDDKIIRCKGRINNADTTEEGKNPVLLPSRHRYTELLIRERHDHVHHNGVRETLNAIRETHWVLKGREAVKRVIRKCTICIRYEGKPFTAPSSPDLPTDRVNEGPPFTSLLTFEEPRTLVVEIEATLNNRPLTYIYDDEEGPSYPLTPADLIYGRQIATMPHQRHCNVISTFQSLTKRARYRFRLLEGFTKQRRKEYLLGLREYHRNRTGAIEQSIRVGDIVVLKEEGSARCLWKLAKVTELLKSRDNVVRSAKIQVLNTDAQRRPTMLRRAVQHLIPLAVNHS; encoded by the exons ATGCAAGCTCATTCATTTGCTACGGAGCGACAGGACCTTCTTCATGGTTATGAGAGAAGTAAGCACGTGAAGCAATTCAACCTATTTCTTGACGATGACAAGATTATTCGCTGTAAGGGTCGGATCAACAATGCAGACACAACCGAAGAAGGCAAGAATCCAGTATTGCTACCTTCGCGCCACAGATACACAGAACTGTTGATCAGAGAGAGACATGATCATGTTCACCACAATGGTGTCAGAGAGACATTGAATGCTATACGAGAAACACATTGGGTTCTGAAGGGAAGAGAAGCCGTAAAGAGAGTTATCAGAAAATGCACCATATGCATAAGATATGAGGGGAAACCATTCACTGCTCCCTCCTCCCCTGACTTGCCTACAGATCGTGTTAATGAGGGACCGCCTTTCAC ATCCTTATTAACGTTTGAGGAACCCCGCACCTTAGTTGTAGAGATAGAAGCTACTCTAAACAACAGGCCATTGACCTACATCTATGATGATGAAGAAGGACCCTCATACCCACTCACTCCTGCAGACTTGATATATGGCCGCCAAATCGCCACCATGCCACACCAGAGACACTGCAATGTCATCAGTACGTTCCAGTCATTGACAAAGAGAGCAAGATACCGTTTCAGATTGCTTGAAGGTTTTACCAAGCAACGGCGTAAAGAGTATCTTTTAGGGTTGCGTGAATACCACCGAAACAGAACTGGAGCTATCGAACAATCCATTAGAGTAGGAGACATTGTTGTTTTGAAGGAAGAAGGATCTGCGCGTTGTTTGTGGAAGCTAGCCAAAGTCACGGAGCTATTGAAGAGCAGGGACAATGTTGTGAGGTCAGCAAAGATTCAAGTTCTCAACACAGATGCGCAAAGGAGACCGACCATGTTGAGACGCGCAGTTCAACATCTCATACCACTGGCAGTGAACCATTCTTAG